One Micromonospora sp. WMMD812 genomic window carries:
- a CDS encoding Ig-like domain-containing protein, whose amino-acid sequence MRADQDKLIRRGGGRPGGRRRLWAAGVLAVALTLTSACTGGGNDKPSSWQGASETPAPKAAATISEPQADAKDVPASTGIAFTTTDAVETAVELKDSAGKAVEGTLATDGKSWLPAGALEYGATYTATVTATGDDGRPATATSTFTTMAKPANQVRVSSFLGDGQTVGVGMPLIVKFSRAVPEDYRDDVQRRMTVTSTPAQEGIWHWVSPTEVRYRPKEFWKANSKVSYRVQAGGLPMGDGWYGRADLTVDVNIGPSLIMTVDNKTKRMTVTRNGSVIKTIPVSLGKKSTPSSSGTMVVIEKLRKTVFDTFEELGPEDGYRTKIDYAQRLTWGGEFIHAAPWSEGQQGSVNVSHGCVNVSMANGAWLFTNTRIGDPITVKGTERKLQNGNGWTDWNLSWDDYVKGSALPYEPPAAPGTDVTPDPDTTPSATPTA is encoded by the coding sequence ATGCGAGCTGACCAGGACAAGCTGATCCGGCGAGGCGGCGGCCGTCCCGGTGGGCGACGTCGCCTCTGGGCGGCGGGGGTGCTCGCCGTCGCCCTGACGCTCACGTCCGCCTGCACCGGCGGCGGGAACGACAAGCCGTCGTCGTGGCAGGGCGCCAGCGAGACGCCCGCGCCGAAGGCCGCGGCGACCATCAGCGAGCCGCAGGCCGACGCGAAGGACGTGCCCGCCTCCACCGGCATCGCCTTCACGACGACGGACGCGGTGGAGACCGCCGTCGAGCTGAAGGACTCCGCCGGGAAGGCGGTCGAGGGCACGCTCGCCACCGACGGCAAGAGTTGGCTGCCGGCCGGCGCGCTGGAGTACGGCGCGACGTACACCGCAACCGTCACCGCGACCGGCGACGACGGCCGCCCCGCCACGGCGACCAGCACCTTCACGACCATGGCCAAGCCGGCCAACCAGGTGCGGGTGAGCAGCTTCCTCGGCGACGGCCAGACCGTCGGCGTCGGCATGCCGCTGATCGTCAAGTTCAGCCGGGCCGTTCCGGAGGACTACCGCGACGACGTGCAGCGCCGGATGACGGTCACCTCGACGCCCGCCCAGGAGGGCATCTGGCACTGGGTGAGCCCCACCGAGGTGCGCTACCGGCCCAAGGAGTTCTGGAAGGCCAACAGCAAGGTGTCCTACCGGGTCCAGGCCGGCGGCCTGCCGATGGGCGACGGCTGGTACGGCCGGGCGGACCTCACCGTGGACGTCAACATCGGTCCGTCCCTGATCATGACGGTCGACAACAAGACGAAGCGGATGACGGTCACCCGTAACGGTTCGGTGATCAAGACCATCCCGGTCAGCCTCGGTAAGAAGAGCACCCCGTCGTCGAGCGGCACCATGGTCGTGATCGAGAAGCTGCGCAAGACCGTCTTCGACACCTTCGAGGAGCTCGGCCCCGAGGACGGCTACCGCACGAAGATCGACTACGCCCAGCGGCTCACCTGGGGCGGGGAGTTCATCCACGCCGCCCCCTGGTCCGAGGGGCAGCAGGGCAGCGTCAACGTCTCGCACGGCTGCGTGAACGTCTCGATGGCCAACGGCGCCTGGCTGTTCACCAACACCCGCATCGGTGACCCGATCACGGTCAAGGGCACCGAGCGGAAGCTGCAGAACGGCAACGGCTGGACCGACTGGAACCTGAGCTGGGACGACTACGTCAAGGGCAGCGCCCTCCCGTACGAGCCGCCGGCCGCGCCGGGCACCGACGTCACGCCGGACCCGGACACCACGCCGAGCGCCACCCCGACCGCCTGA
- the orn gene encoding oligoribonuclease, with the protein MPVADLLVWIDCEMTGLDLGRDKLIEVAALVTDPDLNVLGDGVDVVIHADEAALDAMPEIVQTMHAKSGLTEEVRRSTVTLAEAEDLVLDYVSTFVKDPRTAPLCGNSIATDRGFIARDMPRLDNHLHYRMIDVSSIKELCRRWYPRVYFGQPAKGLAHRALADIRESIRELEYYRRTVFVPLPGPDVDSAKAIAAQL; encoded by the coding sequence GTGCCGGTGGCTGATCTTCTCGTCTGGATCGACTGTGAGATGACCGGGCTGGACCTCGGCAGGGACAAGCTGATCGAGGTCGCCGCACTGGTCACCGATCCGGATCTCAACGTGCTCGGTGACGGCGTGGACGTGGTGATCCACGCGGACGAGGCGGCGCTGGACGCGATGCCGGAGATCGTCCAGACGATGCACGCCAAGTCCGGGCTGACCGAGGAGGTCCGCCGCTCCACGGTCACCCTGGCCGAGGCGGAGGACCTGGTGCTCGACTACGTGAGCACCTTCGTGAAGGACCCGCGCACCGCGCCGCTGTGCGGCAACTCGATCGCCACCGACCGGGGCTTCATCGCCCGGGACATGCCGCGCCTCGACAACCACCTGCACTACCGCATGATCGACGTGTCGTCGATCAAGGAACTCTGCCGTCGCTGGTACCCCCGGGTGTACTTCGGGCAGCCGGCCAAGGGCCTGGCGCACCGCGCGCTGGCCGACATCCGGGAGAGCATCCGGGAGCTGGAGTACTACCGGCGGACGGTCTTCGTGCCGCTGCCGGGGCCGGACGTGGACAGCGCCAAGGCGATCGCCGCCCAACTCTGA